In Janthinobacterium sp. B9-8, the genomic stretch CTTGCTCATTTTGATGACCCCCACTCATGAATCGCCTTATCAGTCAGCCGATATACAGTCTTACCGCAGGAGTGAAACCACTCTGACATATGATGCAGATTTTCTGAATGCCCCACATATAAGAAACCATTCGGTTTTAATAATCGTCCCATTTTTTCCAGCATTACGCGCTGAGTGGCCTGATCAAAATAGATCATGACATTACGACAAAAAATAGCATCAAAATAAGGCAACAATGGCCATGAATGCGCCAGCAAATTAATTTGCTTAAATTCTATCATTTCTCTTAATTCGCGCCTTACTCTGGCCTGCCCTGTATTTTCTCCTTTTCCTTTCAAAAAAAATATTTTGCATCTTTCAGTAGAAACTTTATCCAGTTTATCCATTGAATAAATGCCACTTCTGGCTTTGGCTAGTACTTGGGTATCTAAATCTGATGCAATAATTTCTACATTAGGCTTCAGACTGCCATAAGCCTCAATAGCAGTCATCGCCAAAGAATAAGGCTCTTCCCCTGTACTGGAGGCCGAGCACCAAATACGCACCGGTCCGTGCAGTTTCTGCAATTGATCAGAAAGCATGTCGAAATGATGCTTTTCTCTGAAAAAAAAGGTCAGATTAGTCGTCAGCGAATTCGTAAATTGTTGCCATTCTTCATGTTTGCGATCTGCTTCTAAAAAATCTAGATAGTCACTGAATTTTTCTAAATTCAAGGCCCTCAAGCGTCGTGCCAGCCGGCTATAAACCATTGACTGCTTACTTTCATTGAGCCGGATTCCCGCCCGTGCATAAATAATACTAACCACACGGCGAAAATCAGCATCAGTAAATACAAAATCCTGCTCACGCATATTGCTCATATTGGCGAACTCATCAAATAGCGAGGGGAGGCCGAGAGCACCATCAGCATTTTTCCATCAATGATATTTATTTAATGGGATAGACATGGGCACACAGCTTAATCACCGATCAGGGCATGCAAGAAGGGCTGATCGGCATAATCTGCCCCAAGCTAATGGTGCTTAGTCCATTAAAACTCTTCCCAATCACCATCATCTGCCGTAGGGCTAGGCAATTTTTTCCCTGTACTCGCTAATTTTTTCGATGCGGGTGCCTGGCTAAG encodes the following:
- a CDS encoding CheR family methyltransferase is translated as MREQDFVFTDADFRRVVSIIYARAGIRLNESKQSMVYSRLARRLRALNLEKFSDYLDFLEADRKHEEWQQFTNSLTTNLTFFFREKHHFDMLSDQLQKLHGPVRIWCSASSTGEEPYSLAMTAIEAYGSLKPNVEIIASDLDTQVLAKARSGIYSMDKLDKVSTERCKIFFLKGKGENTGQARVRRELREMIEFKQINLLAHSWPLLPYFDAIFCRNVMIYFDQATQRVMLEKMGRLLKPNGFLYVGHSENLHHMSEWFHSCGKTVYRLTDKAIHEWGSSK